One genomic window of Moorella glycerini includes the following:
- the ltrA gene encoding group II intron reverse transcriptase/maturase: MRSREGRRQQKTPEGACPREEVVKPQGTAGGPSSSPAQSGTSPRRGQGSGLMEQVVARSNMLAALKRVERNGGAPGVDGIPTERLRDQIRTEWPRIREELLAGTYRPKPVRRVEIPKPGGGKRLLGIPTVMDRLIQQALLQVLTPIFDPQFSENSFGFRPGRRAHDAVKKARQYVEEGYEWAVDLDIEKYFDRVNHDILMARVARKVTDKRVLTLIRRYLTAGVMVKGVVMETAEGTPQGGPLSPLLANILLDDLDKELEKRGHKFVRYADDCNIYVKSKRAGERVMASIRNFLQERLKLKINEQKSAVDRPWKLKFLGFSMYKAKAGEILIRLAPQTIERVKMKIREITSRNKPVSMEERIERLNAYLGGWIGYFALADTPSTFRNLEGWMRRRLRMCLWKQWKRVRTRYRELRALGLPDWVVHNFANARKGPWRMAHGPMNRALGNAYWQSQGLMSLTERYQSLRQAW, encoded by the coding sequence ATGCGTTCGCGAGAAGGACGAAGACAGCAGAAAACCCCGGAAGGGGCCTGCCCACGGGAGGAAGTGGTGAAGCCGCAGGGGACCGCGGGAGGGCCGAGTTCTTCTCCGGCACAAAGCGGAACGTCACCTCGCAGAGGCCAAGGTAGCGGCCTGATGGAACAGGTGGTGGCCAGGAGTAACATGCTGGCCGCTCTAAAGCGTGTAGAGCGGAACGGAGGCGCGCCCGGCGTAGATGGCATCCCGACCGAACGGCTTCGGGACCAAATTCGTACCGAATGGCCGCGCATCCGGGAAGAACTGCTCGCAGGAACCTACAGACCGAAGCCCGTGCGCCGGGTCGAAATCCCGAAACCCGGAGGAGGCAAACGGCTGCTAGGGATACCCACCGTAATGGACCGCCTGATCCAGCAGGCGCTCCTGCAAGTATTGACGCCCATTTTTGACCCGCAGTTCTCAGAAAACAGTTTCGGGTTCCGACCCGGAAGGAGAGCCCATGACGCGGTAAAGAAGGCGCGACAATACGTAGAAGAAGGATACGAATGGGCGGTGGACCTGGACATCGAGAAATATTTTGACCGGGTAAACCACGACATACTCATGGCCCGGGTGGCCCGGAAAGTAACGGATAAGAGGGTACTTACCCTTATCCGCCGCTATCTTACCGCAGGCGTCATGGTGAAGGGAGTGGTCATGGAGACGGCAGAAGGGACGCCCCAGGGCGGACCCTTAAGCCCGCTTTTGGCCAACATCCTCCTGGACGACCTGGACAAAGAGCTGGAAAAGAGGGGCCACAAGTTCGTCCGTTACGCCGATGACTGCAACATCTACGTCAAAAGCAAACGGGCGGGAGAAAGGGTCATGGCCAGTATCCGCAACTTCCTGCAGGAGCGGTTAAAGCTCAAGATTAACGAGCAGAAGAGCGCGGTAGACCGGCCGTGGAAACTAAAATTCCTGGGGTTTAGCATGTACAAAGCCAAAGCCGGAGAAATCCTTATCCGTCTAGCGCCGCAAACCATTGAACGGGTTAAGATGAAAATTCGGGAGATAACTTCCCGGAATAAGCCCGTAAGCATGGAAGAGCGCATAGAGCGGCTAAACGCCTACCTGGGTGGATGGATAGGATACTTCGCCCTGGCCGACACGCCCAGCACTTTCAGGAACTTGGAAGGCTGGATGCGGAGAAGGCTACGCATGTGCCTCTGGAAGCAGTGGAAGCGAGTACGGACCAGGTACCGCGAGCTACGCGCATTGGGATTGCCGGATTGGGTGGTGCATAATTTCGCCAACGCCCGCAAAGGGCCGTGGCGAATGGCCCATGGGCCAATGAATAGAGCCCTGGGTAATGCCTACTGGCAGTCCCAGGGCCTGATGAGCTTAACCGAACGTTATCAAAGTCTTCGTCAAGCTTGGTGA
- a CDS encoding helix-turn-helix domain-containing protein, translating to MDEKDRENIALFRFSLIAPLLQGQVASRKAYLESITARPHEVPYYGLCDYSPQTIASWLRDYRREGFEGLKPKRRSDRGRPRALSPELQEQLLALRQEERSCPASVFYEQLVAKGVILPDAVSYATIYRFLKSRGLLGREMRREPERKRFAYDTVNTLWQGDVAAGPYLRVGNKKVATFLFAFIDDCSRLVTFAQFFTSEKFESLKVVFKEAILRRGIPQMVYVDNGKIYRSEQLQLACAALGIALINTKPYDPQSKGKIERFFLTVRQRFLPLVKDEHLKSLDNLNRSFWQWLEEDYHRQVHSALGMSPLDKFMSQFSQVKMVSDPAVLEPLFFKREERRVHHDATISINKRLFEVPPQFIGNRVEVRFDPEKLERVLIFVAGKEVAVAQPVALSVNARAKRESKLSFASLQGGGQN from the coding sequence ATGGACGAGAAGGACCGGGAAAATATCGCTCTTTTTCGCTTTAGCTTGATTGCGCCGTTGTTGCAGGGTCAGGTAGCCAGCAGGAAGGCCTACCTGGAGAGTATTACGGCCAGACCCCATGAAGTACCGTATTATGGCCTCTGCGACTATAGCCCCCAGACCATTGCCAGCTGGCTCAGGGATTACCGCCGCGAGGGGTTTGAGGGGTTAAAACCGAAAAGGCGTTCTGACCGGGGAAGGCCGCGGGCCTTATCCCCGGAGTTACAGGAGCAACTCCTGGCCCTGCGCCAGGAGGAGCGTTCCTGTCCGGCTTCTGTCTTTTATGAACAACTGGTGGCTAAAGGTGTTATTTTACCGGACGCCGTTTCTTACGCTACCATTTACCGTTTCCTGAAATCCAGGGGGCTTTTAGGCCGGGAGATGCGGCGGGAGCCGGAACGGAAACGCTTTGCCTATGATACGGTGAATACCCTCTGGCAGGGGGATGTGGCGGCCGGGCCTTACCTTCGCGTTGGCAACAAAAAGGTGGCTACTTTCCTCTTTGCTTTTATCGATGATTGTTCCCGCCTGGTGACTTTTGCCCAGTTTTTTACTTCCGAGAAGTTTGAGTCTTTGAAGGTGGTCTTCAAGGAGGCTATCTTACGCCGGGGCATTCCGCAGATGGTCTACGTGGATAATGGTAAAATCTATCGTTCGGAGCAGCTGCAGCTGGCCTGCGCGGCCCTGGGGATAGCCTTGATCAATACTAAACCCTATGACCCGCAGAGCAAGGGTAAGATCGAAAGGTTCTTCTTGACCGTCAGGCAGCGTTTCTTGCCCCTGGTTAAAGATGAACACCTTAAATCTCTGGATAACTTGAACCGCTCTTTCTGGCAGTGGCTGGAGGAAGATTATCACCGCCAGGTCCACAGTGCTTTGGGTATGAGCCCCCTGGATAAGTTTATGTCCCAGTTCAGCCAGGTTAAGATGGTGAGCGACCCGGCTGTTCTGGAGCCGCTTTTTTTCAAGCGGGAGGAACGGCGGGTACATCATGATGCTACTATCTCCATTAACAAGCGCCTTTTTGAGGTGCCGCCTCAATTTATCGGCAACCGGGTGGAGGTGCGCTTTGACCCGGAAAAACTGGAGCGGGTCTTGATTTTTGTGGCCGGTAAAGAGGTGGCGGTGGCACAGCCGGTGGCGCTCAGTGTTAACGCCCGGGCAAAGCGGGAGAGCAAACTTTCTTTTGCCAGCTTACAGGGAGGGGGCCAAAACTAG
- a CDS encoding nucleotidyltransferase domain-containing protein, with product MNSVRVISVDENTVRNALEDLAARLKSRPEVLAVYLCGSWARGNYTPYSDIDLLILVTNDDRKPWDRVPDYLPGKFPVGLDLFVYTPGELKNSRFAGELLKNAIQL from the coding sequence TTGAATTCTGTAAGAGTCATCTCAGTTGACGAAAATACTGTCAGAAATGCCCTGGAAGACCTGGCGGCAAGGTTGAAGTCAAGGCCGGAGGTGCTGGCTGTTTACCTCTGCGGTTCCTGGGCAAGGGGGAACTACACCCCTTATAGCGACATCGACCTTTTGATTCTGGTTACAAATGACGATAGAAAACCCTGGGATAGAGTACCGGATTATTTGCCCGGCAAATTTCCCGTGGGGCTGGACCTTTTTGTGTACACCCCCGGCGAACTTAAAAACAGCCGTTTTGCCGGGGAGCTTTTAAAAAATGCCATCCAACTCTAG
- a CDS encoding HEPN domain-containing protein has translation MPERSSDWLRQAEADLRHAINSFNAGDFEWSCFAAQQAAEKAVKALFQKLHLDAWGHTVSILLANLPAEITVPGKLIEQAKVIDKHYIPARYPNGFEIGAPTDFYTAGEADTAIKIAGEIIEFCKSHLS, from the coding sequence ATGCCTGAAAGAAGCAGCGACTGGCTGCGGCAAGCAGAAGCAGACTTAAGGCATGCCATTAATTCGTTTAACGCCGGGGATTTTGAATGGTCCTGTTTTGCCGCCCAGCAGGCGGCGGAAAAAGCAGTAAAAGCATTATTTCAAAAGTTGCACCTTGATGCCTGGGGTCATACCGTGTCCATTTTACTAGCAAATCTTCCTGCGGAAATTACCGTGCCCGGAAAATTGATTGAGCAAGCCAAAGTTATCGACAAGCATTATATCCCGGCCCGCTATCCGAATGGTTTTGAAATCGGAGCGCCCACCGATTTTTACACTGCCGGGGAGGCCGACACCGCCATCAAGATTGCAGGTGAAATCATTGAATTCTGTAAGAGTCATCTCAGTTGA
- the gcvPA gene encoding aminomethyl-transferring glycine dehydrogenase subunit GcvPA: protein MTYIPTTAAERQQMLAACGANRMEELFTDIPATVRLGRDLNLPRPMAEAEVWRHLEELAGKNKRLVSFLGAGAYEHYIPSVVGHLLARSEFYTAYTPYQPEISQGTLQAIFEFQSLMCELTGLDVATASHYDGATATAEAALVACNAARRQKILVSRAVNPQYRAVLTTYTRGQGVELVEIPLADGRTDLAALEKMAGKDVAGVILQNPNFFGQIESMAAATELAHQAGALSIAVVDPISLGLLAAPGEYEADLAVGEGQGLGNPLNFGGPYLGFIVAREKLVRRLPGRIVGQTTDVEGKRAFVLTLQAREQHIRREKATSNICSNEALCALAATIYLAALGREGLKEVARQCLLKAHYAYDRLADLPGVTPVFNGPFFCEFVLRTKRGPGEVARGLADQGFAAGFDLSPYYPELAGAMLFTVTEVRTRAEIDALVAAMGGILA from the coding sequence ATGACGTACATTCCCACCACGGCAGCGGAACGGCAGCAGATGCTGGCGGCCTGCGGTGCCAACCGGATGGAAGAGCTTTTTACTGACATACCGGCGACTGTCCGCCTGGGCCGGGACCTCAATCTCCCCCGGCCCATGGCGGAAGCCGAGGTCTGGCGCCACCTGGAAGAACTGGCCGGGAAGAATAAAAGGCTGGTCTCCTTCCTGGGCGCCGGAGCTTACGAACATTATATTCCCAGCGTGGTAGGCCACCTCCTGGCCCGCTCCGAGTTTTACACGGCCTACACACCTTACCAGCCGGAGATTAGCCAGGGGACTTTACAGGCCATTTTTGAATTTCAATCATTAATGTGCGAGTTGACGGGCCTGGATGTAGCCACGGCTTCCCATTACGACGGGGCTACGGCCACAGCCGAGGCGGCCCTGGTGGCCTGCAACGCCGCCCGGCGCCAGAAGATTTTAGTTTCCCGGGCCGTCAATCCCCAGTACCGGGCCGTCCTGACTACCTATACCAGAGGCCAGGGAGTAGAGCTGGTGGAGATACCCCTGGCTGATGGCCGGACGGACCTGGCTGCCCTGGAAAAAATGGCCGGGAAGGACGTTGCCGGGGTTATCCTGCAGAATCCTAATTTCTTTGGTCAAATTGAATCCATGGCCGCAGCAACGGAACTGGCCCATCAGGCCGGGGCTTTAAGCATTGCCGTCGTGGACCCCATTTCCTTAGGACTACTGGCGGCACCGGGGGAATACGAGGCCGACCTGGCCGTAGGCGAGGGCCAGGGCCTGGGCAATCCCCTGAACTTCGGCGGCCCTTACCTGGGCTTTATCGTCGCCCGGGAGAAACTGGTACGGCGGCTGCCGGGCCGCATCGTCGGCCAGACCACTGATGTCGAAGGTAAACGGGCCTTTGTCCTGACCCTCCAGGCCCGGGAGCAGCATATCCGCCGCGAGAAAGCTACTTCCAACATCTGCTCCAATGAAGCCCTCTGCGCCCTGGCAGCCACCATATATCTCGCGGCCCTGGGCAGGGAGGGCCTGAAAGAAGTGGCCCGCCAGTGCCTGCTGAAGGCCCATTACGCCTACGACAGGCTGGCCGACCTGCCGGGGGTGACGCCGGTCTTTAATGGCCCCTTCTTCTGCGAGTTTGTCCTGAGGACGAAAAGGGGGCCAGGGGAGGTGGCCCGGGGCCTGGCGGATCAGGGTTTTGCCGCCGGTTTTGACTTGAGTCCTTATTACCCGGAACTTGCAGGCGCCATGCTCTTTACCGTCACGGAAGTGCGGACCAGGGCCGAAATTGACGCTTTGGTAGCGGCCATGGGAGGGATACTGGCATGA
- a CDS encoding carbohydrate-binding protein codes for MGDKNRSRFVSDEGTRLQQMRAAEYPGGVVVDPVPITAGDEVTILYHGLLDACGADQVWLHTGYGDANSWQNIYDYRMERTGYGWVKNIRVEDGSRLNICFKDSANNWDNNNGLNWSFEIHNGNLPGRK; via the coding sequence TTGGGCGATAAAAACCGCAGCCGCTTTGTGAGTGATGAAGGGACGCGCCTGCAGCAGATGCGGGCGGCCGAATATCCCGGCGGGGTGGTGGTGGACCCGGTACCCATTACCGCCGGCGACGAAGTGACCATCCTTTACCACGGTCTCCTGGATGCCTGCGGCGCCGACCAGGTATGGCTGCATACCGGTTACGGGGACGCCAATAGCTGGCAGAATATCTATGATTACCGCATGGAGCGTACCGGCTACGGCTGGGTGAAAAACATCCGGGTGGAAGACGGCAGCCGCCTGAACATCTGCTTCAAGGACAGCGCCAACAACTGGGACAACAATAACGGCCTCAACTGGAGCTTTGAAATCCACAACGGCAACCTGCCGGGACGCAAGTAA
- a CDS encoding GntR family transcriptional regulator: protein MAIDKNSFVPPYYQLAQILERQIRAGDYRPGEALPSEAELSEKYGLSRMTVRRSLSQLARAGLIRTERGKGTFVSRPELDRAVFVMEEFHKEVAARGLTSSVRLLEARLVPAPEKAAGKLQVPAGTKVLYIRRSLLAGGEPLAYDRKYLRYDRGRPILENELQYQALPEMVEKHAEALPISSKMVLQATVLNEEEARALRVAPGSPAFLLEQVLLAGDGRPVGWGWCLYRGDRYQLTSVPTVI, encoded by the coding sequence ATGGCTATAGACAAAAACTCTTTTGTACCTCCCTACTATCAGCTGGCGCAAATTCTGGAACGCCAGATCAGGGCGGGTGACTACCGCCCGGGGGAAGCATTGCCCTCCGAAGCAGAGCTGAGCGAAAAATACGGGTTAAGCCGCATGACCGTCCGCCGCAGCCTGAGCCAGCTGGCCAGGGCCGGTCTCATTCGCACTGAACGAGGGAAAGGTACTTTTGTCTCCCGGCCCGAGCTGGACCGCGCTGTTTTTGTCATGGAAGAATTCCACAAGGAGGTGGCTGCGCGGGGCTTAACGTCCAGTGTCCGGTTGCTGGAAGCCAGGCTGGTTCCCGCGCCGGAAAAGGCAGCCGGGAAATTACAAGTTCCGGCAGGGACGAAGGTGCTCTATATCCGCCGTTCCCTTCTGGCCGGCGGGGAGCCCCTGGCCTATGACCGGAAATACCTCCGCTATGACCGGGGACGGCCCATCCTTGAAAACGAGCTCCAGTACCAGGCACTCCCGGAGATGGTAGAGAAACATGCCGAGGCTCTTCCGATAAGCAGTAAAATGGTCTTGCAAGCGACGGTCCTTAATGAGGAAGAGGCCCGGGCTTTACGGGTGGCGCCGGGTTCGCCGGCCTTCTTGCTGGAGCAGGTACTCCTGGCCGGGGATGGCCGGCCGGTGGGGTGGGGATGGTGTTTATACCGTGGCGATCGGTATCAATTGACTTCGGTTCCCACGGTAATTTAG
- the gcvH gene encoding glycine cleavage system protein GcvH has product MEFPANLYYSKDHEWVEVEGNRARIGITDYAQEALGDIVFVELPQVGDELAAGDSFGVVESVKSASDVYAPVGGKVVAVNETLLDSPQDINADPYGKGWMIELEMSDPAEVEDLMDAGAYRQLVKEEKGE; this is encoded by the coding sequence ATGGAATTCCCTGCTAACCTGTATTACAGCAAGGATCATGAATGGGTGGAAGTTGAGGGCAATCGCGCCCGCATCGGCATTACCGACTACGCCCAGGAAGCCCTGGGGGATATCGTCTTTGTCGAGTTACCCCAGGTGGGCGACGAACTGGCTGCCGGTGACAGCTTTGGCGTCGTCGAGTCCGTCAAGTCGGCCTCCGATGTCTACGCACCGGTAGGCGGCAAAGTCGTCGCCGTCAATGAAACCCTCCTGGATTCACCCCAGGACATCAACGCCGACCCTTACGGCAAGGGCTGGATGATTGAACTGGAAATGAGTGACCCGGCTGAAGTGGAAGACCTGATGGATGCCGGCGCTTACCGGCAACTGGTAAAGGAGGAGAAGGGGGAGTAG
- a CDS encoding cobalamin B12-binding domain-containing protein: protein MLGPLTMAMAELEEKKVLELVGQALREHQPPLEIVEECRQGLKIVGERYAAGEYFLSDLVMSAEIFQEVLRVLEPLLAILPISQEQPGKADIVFGTVEGDIHDIGKNITISLLRCEGFRVYDAGVDIPPDIFLNILQETGARILGLSALLTSSFESMRRTVQLIRMLAPKPAIKVLIGGLVNERVCQYVGADAWVREAGEGVAICRRWLGMRVVSTKGRQVHV, encoded by the coding sequence GTGTTGGGACCCTTAACGATGGCTATGGCAGAATTAGAAGAAAAGAAGGTTCTTGAACTGGTCGGGCAAGCCCTCCGCGAGCACCAGCCGCCTCTGGAAATTGTAGAAGAGTGCCGGCAGGGGCTTAAAATCGTAGGGGAACGTTATGCAGCGGGAGAATATTTCTTAAGTGACCTGGTAATGTCGGCAGAAATTTTCCAGGAGGTCCTGCGGGTTCTAGAACCATTGCTGGCCATTTTACCAATTTCTCAGGAGCAACCGGGTAAAGCCGATATCGTTTTTGGTACGGTAGAGGGCGATATCCATGACATCGGTAAGAACATAACTATCTCCCTGCTTCGATGTGAAGGATTCCGCGTCTACGATGCAGGGGTGGATATCCCGCCTGACATTTTTTTGAATATTCTCCAGGAAACAGGCGCCCGGATTTTGGGGTTATCTGCTTTACTGACTTCTTCTTTTGAATCCATGCGCCGGACCGTCCAACTGATCCGCATGCTGGCTCCTAAACCTGCGATCAAAGTTCTTATAGGAGGCCTGGTCAATGAGCGTGTCTGCCAGTATGTGGGTGCCGACGCCTGGGTGCGTGAGGCGGGGGAAGGAGTGGCCATCTGCCGGCGCTGGCTGGGGATGAGGGTTGTAAGTACCAAAGGGAGACAAGTTCATGTTTAA
- a CDS encoding lipoate--protein ligase family protein, which yields MPAETWRLLDTGVTDPYTNMAVDEAILLEHREGKTPPTLRFYAWSPPTISLGYFQQLEKEIDLEAIKDRGLGLVRRLTGGRAVLHDNEVTYSVVAREDHPLMAGGIRPSYLRLAEALALGLRELGAPVEIASGRKGGQDEHTSAACFDAPSWYEITSGGRKLVGSAQTRKGGVVLQHGSIVIALNVDDLFAVLKMPSEAVRQRLKDKFYHQACGLEEILGRRVEEGEIKAGIARAFTRLYGLEFIRGELTDGEKGRLEELRAKYASKDWLERR from the coding sequence ATGCCAGCTGAAACCTGGCGGCTGTTAGATACCGGCGTGACCGACCCTTACACCAACATGGCCGTGGACGAGGCCATCCTCCTGGAGCACCGGGAAGGCAAAACGCCGCCGACCTTACGTTTTTACGCCTGGTCGCCGCCAACCATTTCCCTGGGGTATTTCCAGCAGTTAGAGAAAGAAATTGACCTGGAGGCTATTAAAGATCGGGGCCTGGGGCTGGTGCGCCGCTTAACCGGCGGCCGGGCCGTCCTTCATGACAATGAAGTCACTTACAGCGTGGTGGCCCGGGAAGACCACCCCCTCATGGCCGGCGGGATTCGCCCTTCTTACCTGCGCCTGGCGGAGGCCCTGGCCCTGGGGTTAAGGGAACTGGGAGCGCCGGTGGAGATTGCCTCCGGCCGCAAAGGAGGCCAGGATGAGCATACTTCGGCTGCCTGTTTTGATGCCCCCTCCTGGTATGAGATAACCAGCGGCGGCCGCAAGCTGGTAGGCAGTGCCCAGACCCGCAAAGGGGGCGTGGTCCTCCAGCACGGGTCGATAGTCATCGCCTTAAATGTTGACGACCTCTTTGCCGTCCTGAAGATGCCTTCGGAAGCCGTACGCCAGCGCCTCAAGGATAAATTTTACCACCAGGCCTGCGGCCTGGAGGAAATTTTAGGCCGCCGGGTCGAAGAAGGGGAAATAAAGGCCGGTATAGCCCGGGCCTTTACCAGGCTCTACGGCTTAGAATTTATACGGGGAGAGCTGACAGATGGGGAAAAAGGGCGCCTGGAGGAGTTAAGGGCGAAATATGCCAGTAAAGACTGGTTGGAAAGACGGTAA
- the gcvPB gene encoding aminomethyl-transferring glycine dehydrogenase subunit GcvPB gives MKTEPLLFELGAPGRRGYTLPECDVPGKVEDYLPAAARRRADAALPELGEVEVVRHFTHLSSMNYGVDTGFYPLGSCTMKYNPKVNEAAAGLPGFTGLHPLVPVEAAQGALELMYNLQEYLAEITGMDAVTLQPAAGAHGEYTGLAIIAAYHQSRGDLERRQVLVPDSAHGTNPASAAMAGLEVVQIPSDERGLVDLEALQAAVGPRTAALMLTNPNTLGLFESDIEAMAALVHAAGGLLYYDGANLNAIMGITRPGDMGFDVVHLNLHKTFATPHGGGGPGSGPVGVKKHLAPFLPVPVVACNEAGQYYLDYDRPQTIGQVRSFYGNFGVMVKAYSYIRTLGPAGLKMASEQAVLNANYMLARLRPYFKVPFDRVCKHEFVIVPSKEVSDAGVHTLDIAKRLLDYGFHAPTIYFPLVVPEAMMIEPTETEPKETLDAFCDALIAISKEVVENPDLLHSAPHNTPVRRLDEVGAARNPVLRWQGK, from the coding sequence ATGAAGACGGAACCGTTACTTTTTGAACTGGGGGCTCCCGGCCGGCGGGGTTATACCCTGCCGGAGTGCGACGTGCCGGGGAAGGTAGAGGATTACCTCCCGGCAGCGGCCCGCCGCCGGGCTGATGCCGCCCTGCCGGAGCTGGGCGAAGTGGAAGTCGTCCGCCATTTTACCCACCTGTCGAGCATGAACTACGGTGTGGATACCGGCTTTTACCCCCTGGGCTCCTGCACTATGAAGTACAACCCCAAGGTCAATGAAGCGGCCGCCGGTTTGCCCGGCTTTACCGGCCTGCACCCCCTGGTGCCGGTGGAAGCGGCCCAGGGCGCCCTGGAACTCATGTACAACCTGCAGGAGTATCTCGCGGAAATCACCGGTATGGACGCCGTTACCCTGCAGCCGGCCGCCGGGGCCCACGGCGAGTATACCGGCCTGGCCATTATTGCCGCCTATCATCAGAGCCGCGGCGACCTGGAACGCCGCCAGGTACTGGTGCCGGATTCTGCCCACGGGACCAATCCGGCCAGCGCCGCCATGGCCGGCCTGGAGGTAGTCCAGATACCCTCGGACGAGCGGGGCCTGGTGGATCTGGAAGCCCTGCAGGCGGCCGTCGGCCCCCGCACGGCGGCCCTCATGCTGACCAATCCCAACACTTTAGGCCTTTTTGAAAGCGATATTGAAGCCATGGCCGCCCTGGTCCACGCGGCCGGCGGGCTCCTCTATTATGACGGCGCCAACCTGAACGCCATTATGGGTATTACCCGGCCGGGGGATATGGGCTTTGATGTGGTACACCTGAACCTCCACAAGACCTTTGCCACCCCCCACGGCGGCGGCGGACCCGGTAGCGGCCCGGTGGGGGTGAAAAAGCACCTGGCGCCCTTCCTGCCGGTACCGGTGGTGGCTTGCAACGAAGCCGGCCAGTATTACCTGGATTACGACCGGCCGCAGACCATCGGCCAGGTACGTTCCTTCTACGGCAACTTCGGCGTTATGGTCAAGGCCTACTCCTATATCCGTACCCTGGGTCCTGCCGGCCTGAAAATGGCCAGCGAGCAGGCCGTTTTAAACGCCAATTATATGCTGGCGCGCCTCAGGCCCTACTTCAAGGTGCCTTTCGACCGGGTGTGCAAGCATGAGTTTGTCATTGTTCCTTCTAAAGAGGTTAGTGACGCCGGCGTTCATACCCTGGATATCGCCAAACGCCTCCTGGACTACGGCTTCCACGCGCCGACCATCTACTTCCCCCTGGTTGTTCCGGAGGCCATGATGATTGAGCCCACGGAAACGGAGCCCAAGGAAACCCTGGATGCCTTCTGCGATGCTTTGATAGCTATCAGTAAAGAAGTAGTCGAGAATCCGGACCTCCTCCACAGCGCGCCCCATAACACCCCGGTGCGGCGCCTGGACGAAGTCGGCGCCGCCCGGAATCCGGTCTTACGCTGGCAGGGAAAATAG
- a CDS encoding ExeA family protein codes for MYQAFYGLKGAPFGKELKPQDAFLSCSLKETRARLEYLSRVRGMGVLVGEPGAGKTFALRVFCANLNPALFKVIYLPLATGTVMDFYRGLARGLGEEPSFRKIDLFHQIQQAVQVFFRDKKITPVFILDEMHLANPKFLLDLALLFNFAMDAFNPFILVLAGLPFLLSRLELNQTQSLAQRLVVRFQVEPLNREEVGAYLEHHLSLVGATRPLFEPPAVEAIASRSRGWPRLVNNLALTSLLWGAQLKAQLISADVVRQAAAEIGL; via the coding sequence ATGTACCAGGCTTTTTATGGCTTAAAAGGGGCTCCTTTTGGCAAGGAGCTAAAACCCCAGGATGCCTTCCTTTCCTGCAGTTTAAAAGAAACGAGGGCCCGGCTGGAGTATTTATCCCGCGTCCGGGGCATGGGGGTCCTGGTGGGGGAACCGGGAGCCGGTAAGACCTTTGCCTTGCGGGTCTTTTGTGCTAATTTAAACCCGGCCCTCTTTAAGGTTATTTATTTGCCCCTGGCCACAGGGACGGTCATGGATTTTTACCGCGGTTTGGCCCGGGGCCTGGGGGAAGAACCGTCTTTCCGCAAGATTGACCTTTTTCACCAGATCCAGCAGGCGGTCCAGGTGTTCTTCCGGGATAAAAAGATTACGCCCGTCTTCATCCTGGATGAGATGCACCTGGCTAACCCCAAATTCCTGCTGGACCTGGCCCTGCTCTTTAATTTCGCCATGGACGCCTTTAATCCTTTTATCCTGGTCCTGGCCGGCTTGCCTTTTTTGTTGAGCCGCTTGGAGTTGAACCAGACCCAGTCTCTGGCCCAACGCCTGGTGGTTCGCTTCCAGGTGGAACCTTTAAACCGTGAGGAGGTGGGCGCCTACCTGGAGCACCATTTATCCCTGGTGGGGGCTACCAGGCCTTTATTTGAGCCGCCTGCCGTCGAGGCCATCGCTTCTCGCTCCCGCGGCTGGCCGCGCCTGGTGAACAACCTGGCCCTGACTTCCCTCCTCTGGGGCGCCCAGCTTAAAGCCCAGCTGATTAGTGCTGATGTGGTCCGCCAGGCAGCTGCCGAAATTGGCCTCTAA